In Malus sylvestris chromosome 16, drMalSylv7.2, whole genome shotgun sequence, the following are encoded in one genomic region:
- the LOC126607854 gene encoding cysteine-rich receptor-like protein kinase 10, with amino-acid sequence MLRYSNKEKQYVCDQKVSGSISLQVLGQCTQDLSSGDCYWCLQGAIAEVVPRIQEGGRLLRPSCRLTIEVSRYLYLPNPSSSPPLPPPPDSNRARPKGRSRLSPYIIIVGSILAFIAVTVVLGYCFARRRAVRNNAPSQENGRDDTKTLESLQIDLGTIETATNKFSDNNKLGEGGFGVVFKGTLANEQEIAVKRLSKSSKQGVQEFKNEVALVAKLQHRNLVGLLGFCLEGEEAVLVYEYVPNQSLDYFLFESKKRELLDWSRRCMIIGGITRGIVYLHEDSRLRVIHRDLKASNILLNENMNPKISEFGMARMFGVDDQTQGNTKRIVGTYGYMTPEYAMEGLYSIKSVVFSFRVLLLEIITGRKNFLGFHPTNGAPTLIGYAWKLWNEGKVLELMDPLLKGSCSPNEFLRYVHTYISDYCVFKKMQTTGRPCHQLFLC; translated from the exons ATGTTGCGCTACTCTAACAAGGAGAAG CAATATGTTTGCGACCAAAAAGTTTCGGGGTCCATTTCGCTGCAAGTGCTTGGGCAGTGCACACAGGACTTGTCCTCTGGAGATTGCTATTGGTGTCTTCAGGGAGCCATAGCAGAAGTTGTTCCCAGAATACAAGAAGGCGGACGACTTCTACGTCCCAGTTGCCGTCTTACGATTGAAGTTTCCCGCTACTTATACCTCCCCAACCCCTCCTCCTCACCGCCGCTTCCTCCTCCGCCAGACTCCAACAGGGCAAGGCCTAAAG GAAGAAGCAGATTATCTCCTTACATAATCATTGTTGGCAGTATTCTTGCTTTTATTGCTGTTACGGTCGTATTAGGCTACTGCTTTGCACGCAGAAGAGCAGTAAGAAACAATGCTCCAAGTCAAGAAAACG GTAGGGACGATACAAAGACTCTTGAGTCCTTGCAAATCGACTTGGGAACTATTGAAACCGCTACAAACAAGTTCTCGGACAATAACAAGTTAGGTGAAGGCGGATTTGGTGTCGTTTTTAAG GGAACACTTGCTAATGAACAAGAAATAGCAGTGAAGAGGTTGTCAAAGAGCTCCAAGCAAGGTGTACAAGAATTTAAGAATGAGGTTGCATTGGTAGCCAAACTTCAACACAGAAATCTTGTTGGGCTTCTGGGATTTTGTTTGGAAGGAGAGGAAGCCGTACTTGTTTATGAGTATGTGCCTAACCAAAGTCtcgattattttctttttg AATCCAAGAAACGTGAACTGCTGGATTGGTCAAGGCGTTGCATGATAATAGGAGGAATCACTCGAGGAATTGTATATCTGCATGAAGATTCAAGGCTTAGAGTTATACATCGTGATTTAAAAGCAAGTAACATTTTgttaaatgaaaatatgaatccAAAAATATCAGAATTTGGTATGGCAAGAATGTTTGGAGTCGATGATCAAACTCAAGGAAACACCAAAAGAATTGTCGGCACCTA TGGTTACATGACTCCAGAGTATGCAATGGAGGGATTGTATTCAATAAAATCTGTTGTATTTAGCTTCAGAGTACTTTTGCTTGAGATCATAACAGGGAGAAAGAACTTTTTAGGTTTTCATCCGACAAATGGTGCACCGACTCTTATAGGCTAT GCTTGGAAATTATGGAATGAAGGGAAAGTGTTGGAGTTGATGGATCCGTTGTTGAAAGGCTCATGCAGTCCAAATGAATTCCTGAGATACGTTCACACGTACATATCGGATTATTGTGTGTTCAAGAAAATGCAAACAACAGGCCGACCATGTCATCAGTTGTTCTTATGTTGA